One window of the Bos indicus isolate NIAB-ARS_2022 breed Sahiwal x Tharparkar chromosome 15, NIAB-ARS_B.indTharparkar_mat_pri_1.0, whole genome shotgun sequence genome contains the following:
- the LOC109568866 gene encoding olfactory receptor 56A4: MGLPSNYTTAPVSEFLLICFPNYQSWQHWLSLPLTLLFLLAMGANATLLVTIRLEASLHEPMYYLLSLLSLLDMVLCLTVIPKVLAIFWFDNKAISFSGCFFQMFIMNSFLTMESCTFMVMAYDRYVAICHPLRYPSIITDQFVARAAIFVVARNGLLTMPIPILSSRLRYCAENIIKNCICTNLSVSKLSCDDITFNRLYQFVAGWTLLGSDLILIILSYSFILKVVLRIKAERAVAKALSTCGSHFILILFFSTVLLVLVITNLARKRIPPDVPILLNILHHLIPPALNPIVYGVRTKEIKQGIQKLLRRL, translated from the coding sequence ATGGGATTACCCAGCAACTACACCACTGCTCCAGTCTCAGAATTTCTCCTCATCTGCTTCCCTAACTACCAGAGCTGGCAGCATTGGCTGTCCCTGCCCctcactctcctcttcctcctggccATGGGGGCCAATGCCACCCTCCTGGTCACCATCCGGCTGGAGGCCTCTCTGCATGAGCCCATGTACTACCTGCTCAGCCTCCTCTCCCTGCTGGACATGGTGCTCTGCCTCACTGTCATCCCCAAGGTCCTGGCCATCTTCTGGTTTGACAATAAAGCCATCAGTTTCTCAGGCTGCTTCTTCCAGATGTTTATCATGAATAGCTTCCTGACCATGGAGTCCTGTACATTCATggtcatggcctatgaccgctatgtggccatctgccacccaTTAAGGTACCCGTCCATTATCACTGACCAATTTGTAGCTAGGGCTGCCATTTTTGTTGTGGCCCGGAATGGCCTTCTTACTATGCCTATCCCCATACTTTCTTCCCGACTGAGATACTGTGCGGAGAACATCATCAAGAACTGCATCTGCACTAACCTGTCTGTGTCCAAACTCTCCTGTGATGACATCACCTTCAATCGGCTCTACCAGTTTGTGGCAGGCTGGACCCTACTGGGCTCTGACCTCATCCTTATCATTCTCTCCTACTCTTTTATCCTGAAAGTTGTGCTAAGGATTAAAGCTGAGAGAGCTGTTGCCAAGGCCCTGAGCACCTGTGGTTCCCACTTCATCCTCATCCTCTTCTTCAGCACAGTCCTGCTGGTCCTAGTCATCACTAACCTGGCCAGGAAGAGGATTCCCCCAGATGTCCCCATCCTGCTCAACATCCTGCACCACCTCATCCCCCCAGCTCTGAACCCCATTGTTTATGGTGTGAGAACCAAGGAGATCAAGCAGGGAATCCAGAAACTGCTCAGGAGGTTATAA